The Nitrospirales bacterium genome includes a window with the following:
- a CDS encoding UDP-glucose/GDP-mannose dehydrogenase family protein yields the protein MHVSVIGTGYVGLVTGACFAEYGIDVTCMDVDSKRIEKLEKGEIPFFEPGLAELVIKNANAGRLHFTTDLTKAVDEALVIFIAVGTPSREDGSADLSFVDEVARSIGSRMTGYKVVVTKSTVPVGTAQRVHKLIEENQTTPQKFGVCSNPEFLREGSAIEDFMRPNRVVIGADSDASIAIMKDLYRPLYLIETPIVITDVPTAEMIKYASNVFLATKISFINEMANLCEKVGADVQVVAKGMGLDKRVGSKFLHAGPGYGGSCFGKDTAALIHIGEQAGYEMKVAKATKLVNEQQRGRMLDKIRETLGTVQGKTVGMLGLSFKPNTDDIRDSPALAIAEQLLKEGCTVRAYDPEAMEESLKAVNGLVPCQDAYHTAEGTDALILVTEWNQFRNLDFEQLKTLVKSPCLIDLRNVYDPGRVAEKGFYYVSVGRPPAGARPS from the coding sequence ATGCATGTGAGTGTTATTGGAACAGGTTATGTTGGTTTGGTCACCGGAGCATGTTTTGCCGAGTATGGCATTGATGTGACCTGTATGGATGTTGATTCCAAACGGATTGAAAAATTAGAGAAAGGCGAAATCCCATTTTTTGAACCTGGATTGGCTGAATTGGTGATCAAAAATGCCAATGCTGGACGACTGCATTTTACTACGGATCTCACGAAAGCCGTCGATGAAGCGCTGGTCATCTTCATTGCCGTGGGAACGCCATCACGGGAAGATGGGTCCGCAGACTTGTCATTTGTCGATGAGGTGGCGAGAAGTATTGGTAGCCGAATGACCGGCTACAAGGTGGTCGTGACCAAATCCACGGTCCCAGTGGGCACGGCGCAGCGAGTGCATAAATTAATCGAGGAAAATCAGACAACGCCACAAAAGTTTGGCGTTTGTTCCAATCCTGAATTTTTACGGGAAGGTTCGGCCATAGAAGATTTCATGCGGCCCAATCGCGTCGTAATCGGTGCTGATAGCGACGCGTCCATCGCCATCATGAAAGATCTCTATCGTCCCTTGTATCTGATCGAGACTCCGATCGTCATTACCGATGTTCCGACTGCTGAAATGATCAAGTATGCGTCCAATGTCTTTCTCGCGACGAAAATCTCCTTCATCAATGAAATGGCGAATCTCTGCGAGAAGGTCGGGGCGGATGTTCAGGTCGTCGCGAAAGGCATGGGACTGGATAAACGGGTTGGGTCAAAGTTTCTCCATGCGGGACCGGGCTATGGCGGATCCTGCTTTGGAAAGGACACAGCCGCGTTAATTCATATCGGTGAGCAGGCCGGGTATGAAATGAAGGTGGCCAAAGCTACCAAGCTCGTGAATGAACAACAGCGGGGCCGCATGCTCGACAAGATTCGCGAAACGCTTGGAACGGTACAAGGTAAGACGGTGGGCATGCTAGGCCTGTCGTTCAAGCCGAATACCGATGATATTCGAGATTCTCCAGCCTTAGCGATCGCGGAGCAATTGTTGAAGGAAGGCTGTACGGTTCGTGCGTATGATCCCGAGGCGATGGAAGAGTCATTAAAGGCGGTCAATGGCCTTGTTCCATGTCAAGACGCCTATCATACGGCTGAAGGGACAGATGCGCTCATCCTTGTCACGGAATGGAACCAGTTTCGAAACCTCGACTTTGAGCAGCTCAAGACCCTTGTCAAGTCTCCTTGTTTAATTGACTTGAGGAATGTTTATGACCCAGGTCGGGTGGCGGAGAAGGGCTTTTACTACGTTTCTGTCGGGCGACCACCCGCTGGCGCTCGACCTTCCTGA
- a CDS encoding SulP family inorganic anion transporter, whose translation MISKVIHGLHFYNLRGDFFGGLVAAVIALPLALAFGVSSGAGAVTGLYGAIFLGFFAAMFGGTPAQASGPTGPMTVVFAGMFVLFSDEPALVFTTVILGGGVLILMGALGIGRYISLVPYPVISGFMSGIGAIIIILQVAPVLGYQSAAGVVGNLMAIPEIVSSPKVHATAIGCLALVIMYGTPAMIGKYIPPSLLALLVCTPVARLFFPDAPVIGEIPQGFPSIIVPTFHVDALTVMVEEACVIAFLCAIDSLLTSLVCDNMTRTQHDSNRELIGQGIGNMIAGLFGGLPGAGATVRSVANIRSGGRTPLSGMLMGVVLLVTLLWLGPLAEQIPLAVLAGILLKVGVDIIDWRFLRHVFQAPRADVVIMTIVLVVTVAVDLITAVGVGVVLASILFVKEMADLELANMRIITEEHPEIPLTPEENSILERNAGKIVLIHVDGPMSFGSAKNMVRRLETVPGLREFSSCVLDVSDVPAIDGTSAMAIDDMLGIIRAHKQHLFFVGMQPHVTKVLNGLGVLSEIRPGHRYAKRLDALRHAAQAAGSTHPDDQPVTQA comes from the coding sequence ATGATTTCCAAAGTGATCCATGGTCTGCATTTTTATAACCTCCGAGGTGATTTCTTCGGAGGTCTTGTCGCGGCGGTAATCGCGTTGCCACTTGCCCTGGCGTTTGGAGTTTCTTCCGGAGCGGGAGCGGTTACTGGACTGTATGGAGCCATATTCCTGGGTTTCTTTGCCGCCATGTTCGGTGGTACTCCTGCCCAGGCTTCTGGTCCGACCGGCCCTATGACAGTCGTCTTTGCAGGGATGTTTGTTTTATTTTCCGACGAACCAGCCCTTGTGTTCACGACGGTTATCCTTGGCGGAGGCGTTCTTATCCTGATGGGAGCGCTGGGCATCGGGCGATATATCAGTCTCGTTCCCTACCCAGTGATTTCAGGGTTCATGAGTGGCATTGGCGCGATTATCATCATTCTGCAAGTCGCTCCTGTTCTCGGATATCAATCGGCTGCTGGAGTCGTAGGCAATTTGATGGCTATTCCGGAGATCGTCAGTTCCCCAAAAGTCCATGCTACGGCCATCGGATGCCTGGCGTTGGTTATCATGTATGGGACTCCAGCCATGATCGGGAAGTATATTCCGCCATCTCTTCTCGCGTTGCTTGTTTGCACACCTGTCGCCAGGCTCTTTTTCCCCGATGCACCTGTGATCGGAGAGATTCCGCAGGGATTTCCCTCGATCATCGTTCCGACATTTCACGTTGATGCGTTAACCGTCATGGTCGAAGAAGCCTGTGTGATCGCCTTTCTTTGCGCGATCGATAGTTTGTTGACCTCACTCGTGTGTGACAACATGACGAGAACCCAACATGATTCAAATCGCGAACTCATTGGCCAGGGCATCGGAAATATGATTGCCGGTTTGTTTGGCGGACTGCCTGGCGCAGGCGCGACCGTGCGATCAGTGGCTAACATTCGGTCGGGTGGACGGACGCCGTTGTCGGGCATGTTGATGGGTGTGGTGTTGCTCGTCACGCTTCTCTGGCTCGGGCCACTCGCTGAGCAAATTCCCTTAGCTGTCCTTGCGGGGATTTTGTTGAAGGTTGGCGTCGATATCATCGATTGGCGGTTTCTTCGACATGTGTTTCAAGCCCCTCGAGCTGATGTGGTCATCATGACGATCGTACTGGTCGTGACGGTGGCTGTGGATTTAATCACGGCTGTAGGAGTGGGCGTGGTGTTGGCGAGTATCCTGTTCGTCAAGGAAATGGCTGATCTCGAGCTTGCGAACATGCGAATCATCACGGAGGAGCATCCGGAAATTCCCCTCACTCCGGAAGAAAATTCGATATTAGAAAGGAATGCCGGGAAAATTGTGTTGATTCATGTCGATGGACCCATGAGTTTTGGGTCTGCCAAAAATATGGTTCGTCGCTTAGAAACCGTTCCAGGACTGAGGGAATTTTCAAGCTGCGTGTTGGACGTATCAGATGTCCCTGCCATCGACGGAACCTCGGCGATGGCCATTGACGATATGCTTGGTATCATTCGCGCTCACAAGCAGCATTTGTTCTTTGTTGGCATGCAACCCCACGTGACCAAAGTCTTGAATGGACTCGGTGTCCTCTCAGAGATTCGCCCGGGGCACCGGTATGCTAAGCGACTCGATGCTCTGCGTCACGCTGCGCAGGCTGCTGGCTCAACCCACCCAGATGATCAACCGGTGACGCAGGCATAA
- a CDS encoding mechanosensitive ion channel, whose protein sequence is MEQLEYTTNWARDLVLMYGPKFLLSVFTLIIGWWLTKRVVALIERAMERGQVEVTLRGFLASMAGILLKALLLISVASMIGIETTSFIAMLGAAGLAVGLALQGSLANFAGGVLILFFRPFKVGDLIEAQGFLGVVKEIQIFVTILTTLDNRRIIIPNGPLSNGCITNLNAESLRRVDMKFGISYGDDVLKAKEVIQRTLVADDRILKSPAPDVFVSEHADSSINFVVRPWVHPNDYWDVYFHVHEQLKLAFDREGITIPFPQRDVHLFKEIVSA, encoded by the coding sequence ATGGAGCAATTAGAGTACACGACGAATTGGGCAAGAGATCTGGTATTGATGTATGGCCCCAAGTTCTTACTGTCAGTCTTCACGCTGATTATCGGCTGGTGGCTCACGAAACGGGTCGTTGCCCTCATTGAGCGAGCCATGGAACGAGGCCAGGTTGAGGTCACGTTGCGAGGATTTTTGGCCAGCATGGCGGGCATTCTGCTCAAGGCCTTGCTGCTCATCAGCGTCGCCTCGATGATCGGAATAGAAACCACATCCTTCATCGCCATGCTCGGTGCGGCAGGCCTGGCGGTGGGCCTCGCGCTCCAAGGCAGTCTCGCCAATTTCGCCGGTGGTGTTCTTATTCTCTTTTTTCGCCCCTTTAAAGTCGGAGATTTGATCGAAGCCCAAGGGTTTTTAGGAGTCGTCAAAGAAATTCAGATATTCGTGACGATTCTCACCACATTAGACAACCGGCGCATTATCATCCCCAATGGCCCTCTATCCAATGGCTGCATTACCAACCTCAATGCCGAATCGCTTCGTCGCGTGGACATGAAGTTCGGGATTAGTTACGGAGATGATGTGCTGAAAGCCAAAGAAGTCATTCAACGAACGCTCGTCGCCGATGATCGAATCCTGAAAAGTCCTGCGCCAGATGTGTTTGTATCGGAACATGCCGATAGCTCTATCAATTTCGTCGTTCGCCCCTGGGTCCATCCGAACGATTATTGGGACGTCTATTTTCATGTGCACGAACAACTGAAACTGGCGTTCGATCGTGAAGGCATCACGATTCCGTTCCCACAACGGGATGTCCATCTTTTTAAAGAAATTGTTTCTGCCTAG
- a CDS encoding tetratricopeptide repeat protein, with product MKSWIRSCQSQSCRTPTLGIFLWIVTVFGSLTMPQCLLAQTVESESEEARRPEEDHLRLGIDFYLTDELEIAIDEFREASRLQSGYADAHFNLGVALAKIGDLTGAIAQWSDAQRLDPQSMPTHYHISALVSYNYGVALLRKGQLDQAMDEWRAALHIQPDLAEAHYAEGLGYLLKGNTLQAIRKFQLALVGHQDWAIAHHQLGVAYYETRELELAKEEWRIALELDPELARTHVNIGLLRLLEGNVTSAVHAFQRAITLAPNLPEAHFNLGTAFYQQREWKAALQHLHIVLTLRPRFLAALQLTGATWSHLGHWSKAASTWREALHANPPEFESAKFRYNIGLALLMMGDLRGSIREFRHALTLRPEWAEAHYALASASVFGKDWRHASEHLQRVTELEPTWAHAFFSLGKVYYQMGSVTESIEALQRAIQLEPEFADASYHLGVTLRAQDRTKEAIEPLQQAARAGIEEAQSLLAMMYQNGSGVERNLPMAMLWWARLSFAETETEVGIQAKERLAQFRLQARDPHSSQAMRQEILAGFYLIRQSLRQQTGDLKVISSENNQGLGLQYLQHGRVREAIPLLIHEALALDESAHQELEHLYQNGVEGKLHAYDDRILRYFLERAQESNPQSCDFLEKAATHSGMPESGKITNALRTCRSQS from the coding sequence ATGAAATCTTGGATTCGTTCCTGTCAATCGCAAAGCTGCCGAACACCGACGTTGGGCATATTCCTCTGGATAGTCACGGTTTTTGGGTCACTGACGATGCCCCAATGCTTGCTAGCTCAGACCGTAGAATCAGAGAGTGAAGAGGCCCGTCGGCCCGAAGAAGATCACCTGAGATTAGGAATCGACTTCTACTTAACGGACGAGCTCGAAATCGCTATCGATGAATTTCGAGAGGCATCCCGTCTCCAATCCGGCTATGCCGATGCTCATTTCAATCTTGGTGTTGCGCTCGCCAAAATTGGGGATTTGACCGGCGCGATTGCCCAATGGTCGGATGCTCAACGGCTAGACCCTCAAAGCATGCCGACGCACTACCATATCTCCGCCCTCGTGTCGTACAACTATGGCGTGGCCCTCTTACGCAAGGGCCAACTTGATCAGGCCATGGATGAATGGAGAGCAGCCCTTCACATTCAGCCCGATCTTGCCGAGGCCCATTACGCAGAAGGATTGGGGTATCTCCTCAAAGGCAACACCCTTCAAGCCATCAGGAAATTTCAACTGGCCCTCGTGGGACACCAAGACTGGGCGATCGCCCATCATCAATTGGGTGTCGCCTACTACGAAACCCGCGAGTTGGAACTCGCCAAGGAAGAATGGCGCATCGCCCTGGAATTAGACCCGGAACTTGCCAGAACGCACGTCAATATCGGTCTTTTGCGACTATTAGAGGGTAACGTCACATCGGCCGTTCACGCTTTTCAGCGCGCGATCACGCTTGCTCCTAACCTGCCGGAAGCCCATTTCAATCTCGGAACGGCTTTCTACCAGCAAAGAGAATGGAAGGCAGCGCTTCAACACCTGCACATCGTCCTGACCCTTCGTCCCCGCTTCCTGGCTGCGTTACAATTGACCGGTGCCACGTGGTCGCACCTTGGGCATTGGAGCAAGGCCGCGAGCACATGGCGGGAAGCGTTGCACGCCAATCCCCCTGAGTTCGAAAGTGCGAAGTTCCGGTACAATATTGGCCTTGCATTGCTAATGATGGGGGACCTGCGAGGCTCCATCAGAGAGTTCCGTCACGCACTCACCCTTCGACCAGAATGGGCCGAAGCCCATTACGCCTTGGCCTCGGCTTCTGTCTTCGGCAAGGATTGGCGACATGCATCAGAACACCTGCAACGGGTCACGGAATTGGAGCCGACCTGGGCTCACGCGTTTTTTAGCTTAGGCAAGGTCTATTACCAGATGGGATCGGTCACAGAATCCATCGAAGCCCTACAGCGGGCGATTCAACTGGAACCGGAATTTGCGGATGCGTCCTATCATCTCGGAGTCACGCTTCGGGCCCAAGATCGTACGAAAGAAGCGATTGAGCCGCTCCAACAGGCAGCTCGGGCTGGAATCGAAGAAGCGCAAAGTCTCTTGGCCATGATGTACCAAAATGGAAGCGGCGTCGAGAGGAACCTCCCCATGGCGATGCTTTGGTGGGCTCGATTGTCTTTTGCTGAGACAGAAACCGAGGTAGGGATTCAGGCCAAGGAACGACTGGCTCAATTTCGTCTCCAAGCTAGGGACCCTCATTCGTCCCAAGCCATGCGACAGGAAATTCTCGCTGGATTTTACTTAATCCGCCAATCGCTTCGTCAACAAACGGGTGACTTAAAAGTCATCTCAAGTGAAAATAACCAGGGCTTGGGCCTACAATACCTTCAGCATGGACGAGTCAGGGAGGCGATCCCTCTCTTGATTCATGAAGCCTTGGCGCTTGACGAATCAGCACACCAAGAACTCGAACACTTGTATCAAAATGGAGTTGAAGGAAAATTACATGCCTACGACGATCGGATCCTTCGCTATTTTCTGGAGCGCGCGCAGGAAAGCAACCCCCAATCGTGTGATTTTTTGGAAAAAGCCGCGACGCATTCCGGCATGCCTGAATCAGGAAAAATTACCAATGCATTGCGTACCTGTCGTTCCCAGTCATGA
- a CDS encoding sigma 54-interacting transcriptional regulator, with protein sequence MFPQGDRWAYDWQVRNLLSVPINPSIVLVTLDETGPEACGKGDWNTSVLARTITALSHAGTELIAPAINFTVPTPGECGGVIGYTNLLEASKQAGIVVYPSTVPEALAREAKTVGLMPLASDGDGVFRRLDPSSFSSDILPQPFGLAIARISPKSWHSSPTVADNSRPASIPHSETDRLVPFAGKWEEQPFPTYSFSLVTDFIAQRSDQRLREIVEGKSVILFPTQGHLESLPTPVDRSAPLGFLHATIFNASLSSSWLSTASVVLAFFSTLLFAFAIALWIQTSRGRWQWATIGILLIIHSCVFGLLFPVSGIVFPLFTQTSVLVLTTVVAFLWSNRENQAWEAAQVRTVEQQLIRTQETLASKELVVEEMEERLQKARDQVEETSQQYAALSTTGDDARIKLREAEEEAERARQHVESLQQELRKLRQVSPVPATALLPVHDLDDRTLQQEAEACGIVTCSPLLMKTFHEVKKAAATNNPILILGETGTGKELFAQAAHRLSSRSQGPFVSVNMAAIRPELFESELFGHVKGAFTGAVSRRGFFEIAHGGSIFLDEIGELPLDLQAKLLRVLENGEFYRVGQSTPTHTDVRIIAATNRDLNQTIEAGQYREDLYYRLRSFLVTLPPLRERGTDDINGLVRKIIDDLSGKIEREPVQITQGAMEAIHAYAWPGNVRELWQTLAQAMALAEGGILTEKDLRLPGGTGQKTKSVAPGRDVRTSPLDGKKALALREDEFVLSMLRKHEFDMKATAKALEWDRSTVTQRLKGMGFQALVAHGSNVQDAAVALAGDSTLEKIVELKLEEYYQNLVSSALEHETEEQALSDCRKRMRNIPERYFPAIESLVRQQFADSSTTRKQSSTPQS encoded by the coding sequence GTGTTTCCTCAAGGAGACCGATGGGCGTACGACTGGCAAGTCCGCAATCTCCTTTCGGTTCCAATCAATCCATCTATCGTACTGGTGACGTTGGACGAAACAGGCCCGGAAGCTTGCGGAAAAGGCGATTGGAACACTTCCGTTCTCGCGAGAACTATCACGGCGCTGAGTCATGCAGGGACCGAGCTAATTGCTCCGGCCATCAATTTTACAGTCCCCACTCCTGGAGAGTGCGGCGGCGTCATCGGATACACCAACTTACTTGAAGCCTCAAAACAGGCTGGAATTGTCGTATACCCCTCAACGGTTCCTGAAGCTCTGGCGAGAGAAGCAAAGACCGTTGGTCTCATGCCGTTAGCATCCGATGGAGATGGCGTCTTTCGTCGTCTTGACCCATCCAGCTTTTCTTCCGATATCCTTCCTCAACCATTCGGACTCGCCATAGCGCGGATATCGCCAAAAAGTTGGCATTCAAGTCCAACCGTAGCTGATAACTCAAGACCAGCATCCATCCCTCATTCAGAAACCGACAGATTGGTGCCTTTCGCGGGAAAGTGGGAAGAACAGCCTTTTCCAACCTACTCCTTTTCTCTGGTGACAGATTTCATCGCTCAACGATCCGATCAACGCTTACGTGAAATCGTGGAAGGAAAATCCGTCATCCTGTTTCCAACGCAAGGTCATCTCGAGAGCCTCCCAACACCTGTCGATCGATCGGCTCCTCTGGGTTTTCTCCACGCAACAATTTTCAATGCGTCTCTCTCTTCTTCCTGGTTATCGACGGCTTCTGTGGTGTTGGCGTTTTTTTCAACCTTGCTCTTCGCATTCGCGATAGCGCTCTGGATACAGACTTCACGCGGCAGATGGCAATGGGCCACGATTGGCATTCTGCTCATCATTCATAGCTGTGTTTTCGGGCTTCTTTTCCCGGTGTCAGGAATCGTCTTTCCGCTATTCACACAAACATCTGTCTTGGTATTGACGACAGTCGTGGCCTTCCTTTGGAGCAACAGGGAAAACCAGGCATGGGAAGCAGCACAGGTTCGGACAGTGGAACAACAATTGATCCGCACGCAAGAAACACTCGCCAGCAAAGAACTCGTCGTCGAAGAAATGGAAGAGCGGTTACAAAAAGCCAGAGACCAGGTCGAGGAAACCTCTCAACAGTATGCGGCGTTGTCAACAACCGGAGACGACGCCCGAATCAAGTTACGAGAAGCGGAAGAGGAGGCCGAGCGCGCCCGGCAACACGTTGAGAGTCTTCAGCAGGAACTCCGAAAACTACGCCAAGTCTCACCAGTCCCGGCGACGGCTCTCCTGCCAGTTCACGATCTCGATGATCGGACACTGCAACAAGAGGCGGAAGCATGTGGAATCGTCACATGTTCCCCACTTCTCATGAAGACATTTCATGAGGTGAAAAAAGCCGCAGCCACAAACAATCCGATTCTGATCCTCGGTGAAACCGGTACCGGCAAAGAATTATTCGCCCAAGCGGCCCATCGGTTGAGCTCTCGGTCTCAGGGCCCCTTTGTTTCGGTCAACATGGCGGCCATTCGGCCGGAATTGTTCGAGAGTGAGTTATTCGGCCATGTCAAAGGAGCCTTTACCGGCGCGGTCAGCCGTCGAGGCTTTTTCGAAATAGCCCATGGAGGTAGCATCTTTTTAGACGAGATCGGTGAATTACCCCTCGATCTTCAAGCCAAGCTGTTGCGGGTATTAGAGAACGGGGAATTCTATCGCGTCGGACAATCAACCCCGACGCATACTGACGTTCGTATCATCGCGGCCACGAACCGTGACCTGAATCAGACCATCGAGGCAGGGCAGTACCGGGAAGACCTGTACTATCGCTTACGAAGTTTCCTCGTGACGCTTCCACCTCTCCGAGAACGCGGGACAGACGACATCAACGGGCTCGTTCGGAAAATCATTGACGATCTATCGGGAAAGATTGAGCGAGAACCGGTACAAATAACTCAAGGAGCCATGGAGGCCATTCACGCCTACGCGTGGCCCGGGAACGTGCGGGAACTTTGGCAAACCCTGGCTCAAGCGATGGCCTTGGCTGAAGGAGGGATTTTGACTGAAAAAGACCTCCGTTTGCCCGGCGGAACAGGTCAAAAAACCAAGTCCGTTGCACCGGGCCGTGACGTACGCACTAGCCCATTGGATGGGAAAAAGGCGTTGGCTCTCCGCGAGGATGAATTCGTCCTGTCCATGCTGAGGAAACATGAGTTCGATATGAAAGCCACAGCCAAAGCTCTTGAATGGGATCGCAGCACCGTCACGCAACGACTGAAGGGAATGGGATTCCAAGCGCTCGTCGCGCACGGCAGCAATGTGCAGGATGCTGCCGTGGCGTTGGCCGGAGATTCAACGTTGGAAAAAATCGTGGAACTCAAGTTGGAAGAATACTACCAAAATCTTGTGTCATCGGCGCTCGAGCATGAAACTGAAGAACAGGCCTTGTCAGATTGTCGCAAACGCATGCGCAACATTCCGGAACGTTATTTTCCTGCCATCGAATCACTCGTCCGTCAACAGTTCGCGGATTCCTCCACTACGCGGAAACAAAGTTCAACGCCGCAGAGTTAA
- the msrB gene encoding peptide-methionine (R)-S-oxide reductase MsrB: protein MDINRRNLMKVGMVLGAGVLAKLTGVGGVAAEETFEVMKSDEEWKAELTPLQYQVLREEATEPPFKNPYHDNKENGTYECAGCQLPLFSSENKYDSKTGWPSFWKPISDNAVKTRTDWKLLYPRTECHCRRCGGHLGHIFEDGPEPTGLRYCINSAALNFVSA from the coding sequence ATGGATATTAACAGAAGAAATTTGATGAAGGTTGGGATGGTGCTTGGTGCCGGGGTCTTGGCAAAACTGACGGGAGTTGGCGGAGTGGCTGCTGAAGAGACATTTGAAGTGATGAAATCGGATGAGGAATGGAAAGCTGAGCTTACTCCGCTCCAGTACCAGGTTCTCAGGGAAGAAGCGACGGAACCGCCTTTCAAGAATCCTTACCATGACAATAAAGAAAACGGGACCTATGAATGCGCAGGGTGTCAGCTTCCATTGTTTTCCTCTGAGAACAAATACGACAGTAAAACCGGATGGCCGAGTTTTTGGAAGCCCATTTCAGACAATGCCGTAAAGACCCGGACTGATTGGAAGCTCTTGTATCCGCGGACCGAATGCCACTGTCGGCGGTGTGGCGGGCATCTTGGCCATATTTTTGAGGATGGTCCTGAGCCGACCGGTCTACGCTACTGCATTAACTCTGCGGCGTTGAACTTTGTTTCCGCGTAG
- a CDS encoding HPF/RaiA family ribosome-associated protein, translating to MDIKIESRNVGMTPRWKTEIETRVAALESESIQITHARVTLTKNAHHKKGEDNAEALVLVTIPKRHTVTARKEAKTFEEAIRRAFLAVENEIRKMHEKRASKESGKAGANSLKGIPEETIKEEIA from the coding sequence ATGGACATCAAGATTGAAAGCCGCAACGTGGGGATGACCCCTCGCTGGAAAACCGAAATTGAAACCCGTGTAGCCGCACTTGAGAGTGAATCTATTCAGATCACTCATGCGCGGGTCACGTTGACCAAGAATGCGCATCACAAGAAAGGTGAAGATAATGCCGAAGCCCTGGTGTTAGTCACAATACCTAAACGGCATACCGTCACTGCCCGCAAGGAAGCGAAGACATTTGAAGAGGCGATTCGTCGGGCGTTCTTGGCGGTGGAAAACGAAATACGAAAAATGCATGAAAAACGAGCATCGAAAGAGTCCGGAAAGGCTGGAGCCAACTCGCTCAAGGGGATTCCCGAAGAGACGATCAAAGAGGAAATCGCTTAG
- a CDS encoding phosphoglucomutase/phosphomannomutase family protein, which translates to MESIKFGTSGWRAIVADEFTFRNVRIVCQGIAQYLRQEKIGQRGVIIGYDTRFMGERFAKVAGEVMSAHGIPSLLCDRDTPTPTISYHILHRKLAGGINISASHNPPDYNGVKFTPSWGGPALPETTKAIEQRIIPLLHGEYIKWLPWERAKADGMIRFLDPKPEYLKGLEAHVDSDKIRGRGLRIIMDPLFGTTREYLDEFLRQAGCKLALLHHWRDPYFGGLRPEPAQDTLRELQEAVRREGAHIGLATDGDGDRFGVVDADGTFIEPNLVLALLLDHLIQTRKWTGWVARSVATTHLVDAVASHHGLSVHETPVGFKYIGELLAKGEVVMGGEESAGLSIQGHVPEKDGILACALVVEMVAHTGKTLKALLVDLFERVGTIYSAREDIAVDEAVRESLNKIIDDPPETFAGSAVSQVNRLDGCKLLLADGSWFLLRPSGTEPIVRCYSEATTEERVGQIVEAGRKLLNI; encoded by the coding sequence ATGGAAAGTATTAAATTTGGGACTTCGGGTTGGCGAGCGATCGTCGCAGATGAGTTCACGTTTCGTAATGTTCGCATTGTTTGCCAGGGTATTGCTCAATACCTGCGACAGGAAAAAATCGGACAACGCGGAGTGATTATCGGCTATGACACCCGATTCATGGGGGAACGGTTTGCCAAAGTGGCAGGAGAAGTGATGTCAGCCCATGGGATTCCTTCGTTGCTCTGTGATCGCGATACTCCCACGCCCACGATTTCATACCATATTCTTCATCGAAAGCTTGCAGGAGGAATCAATATTTCTGCGAGTCACAATCCCCCTGATTACAATGGCGTCAAGTTTACACCTTCCTGGGGAGGGCCCGCGCTTCCCGAAACGACCAAGGCGATCGAGCAACGGATCATTCCTCTATTGCATGGGGAGTATATTAAATGGCTTCCCTGGGAGCGTGCGAAGGCCGATGGAATGATCCGTTTCCTGGACCCCAAGCCTGAGTACCTCAAAGGTCTGGAAGCACATGTCGATAGTGACAAAATCCGGGGTCGTGGCCTTCGTATCATCATGGACCCGCTCTTTGGCACCACTCGGGAGTATTTGGACGAGTTTCTCCGGCAGGCAGGCTGCAAACTGGCCTTGCTTCACCATTGGCGCGATCCTTATTTTGGCGGGTTACGCCCTGAACCGGCGCAAGATACGTTACGGGAGCTTCAGGAAGCTGTCCGGCGGGAAGGAGCGCATATCGGGTTAGCCACGGATGGAGATGGCGATCGGTTTGGTGTGGTCGACGCAGATGGGACATTCATCGAGCCGAACCTCGTTTTGGCATTGTTACTCGATCATTTGATTCAAACCCGAAAATGGACTGGGTGGGTAGCGCGATCGGTCGCCACGACTCATCTAGTCGATGCCGTGGCCAGTCATCATGGGCTCTCCGTCCATGAAACGCCTGTGGGGTTTAAGTATATCGGCGAGTTACTCGCCAAAGGGGAGGTAGTGATGGGGGGAGAGGAAAGCGCCGGGCTTTCGATTCAAGGACATGTCCCGGAAAAAGACGGAATCCTGGCCTGTGCTCTGGTGGTCGAGATGGTGGCCCATACGGGAAAAACTTTAAAAGCGTTGCTCGTCGACCTGTTTGAACGAGTGGGGACGATCTACTCAGCACGTGAGGACATTGCCGTTGATGAGGCAGTCAGAGAGTCGCTCAATAAAATTATTGACGATCCTCCGGAGACGTTCGCGGGGTCTGCGGTCTCTCAAGTCAATCGCCTTGATGGATGTAAACTGTTACTGGCGGATGGCAGTTGGTTTCTTCTCAGGCCATCCGGCACCGAGCCCATCGTCCGTTGTTATAGTGAAGCGACGACCGAAGAACGAGTGGGCCAAATCGTCGAGGCCGGTCGAAAACTGTTGAATATCTAG